From a region of the Pseudoxanthomonas sp. X-1 genome:
- a CDS encoding ribokinase: MSSVVVVGSFNVDHVWRCDALPAAGATIAGRYSSGPGGKGFNQAIAAARAGAATTFVCALGGDAGGAMARGLAEQDGVRLVAEPSDEPTGTGGIYVDNHGRNTIVIGPGANFTLSPGFIAEQQPLLAGAQVVLAQLESPLESIEAALTSARAAGVATILNPAPANAVASIALLRQSDILTPNETEFAALLGRHVGQRMEGDDVAALDGNTLHSLCRQLLPGGTVVITLGAVGAFVSHEDEHLRGDAQAYYRVAADAAQTVDTTGAGDAFNGALAASLAYAPQAAFNLHVRFANRFAARSTEHEGAAVSMPRLTPAAG, encoded by the coding sequence ATGAGTTCTGTCGTTGTCGTCGGCTCGTTCAATGTCGACCACGTCTGGCGCTGCGATGCGCTGCCCGCCGCCGGCGCCACGATCGCCGGGCGCTACAGCTCCGGCCCCGGCGGCAAGGGCTTCAACCAGGCCATCGCGGCGGCGCGCGCGGGCGCGGCGACCACGTTCGTGTGCGCGCTGGGCGGCGATGCCGGTGGCGCGATGGCGCGCGGCCTGGCCGAGCAGGACGGCGTGCGCCTGGTGGCCGAGCCCAGCGACGAGCCCACCGGCACCGGCGGCATCTATGTGGACAACCACGGCCGCAACACCATCGTGATCGGCCCCGGCGCCAACTTCACCCTGAGCCCCGGCTTCATCGCCGAACAGCAGCCGCTGCTGGCCGGCGCGCAGGTGGTGCTGGCGCAGCTGGAGTCGCCGCTGGAGAGCATCGAGGCGGCACTGACCAGCGCGCGTGCCGCGGGCGTGGCCACCATCCTCAACCCCGCCCCGGCCAACGCCGTAGCCAGCATCGCGCTGCTGCGCCAGAGCGACATCCTGACGCCGAACGAGACCGAGTTCGCCGCCCTGCTGGGCCGCCATGTCGGCCAGCGCATGGAAGGCGACGATGTGGCGGCCCTCGACGGCAACACGCTGCACAGCCTGTGCCGCCAGCTGCTGCCCGGCGGCACGGTGGTCATCACCCTGGGGGCGGTCGGGGCCTTCGTCTCGCACGAGGACGAGCATCTGCGCGGCGACGCGCAGGCCTACTACCGCGTGGCGGCCGACGCGGCGCAGACGGTGGACACCACCGGCGCGGGCGATGCGTTCAACGGCGCGCTGGCCGCGTCGCTGGCATATGCGCCGCAGGCGGCGTTCAACCTGCACGTGCGCTTCGCAAACCGCTTCGCCGCGCGCTCGACCGAGCACGAAGGCGCGGCGGTGTCGATGCCGCGGCTGACGCCGGCGGCCGGCTGA
- a CDS encoding nucleoside transporter C-terminal domain-containing protein gives MLEGVSRAAFGLFGLVVLLGITWLFSNNKRAVDWRLVVTGVALQIGFAALVLLVPGGRDVFDWLGKVFVKVLSFVGEGSNFIFGSLMDVPKAGFIFAFQVLPTIIFFSALMGVLYHLGVMQAVVRAMAWAITKVMRVSGAETTSVCASVFIGQTEAPLTVRPYIPRMTESELITMMIGGMAHIAGGVLAAYVGMLGNGDPVQQAFYAKHLLAASIMAAPATLVVSKILIPETGTPLTRGTVKMEVEKTTSNIIDAAAAGAGDGLRLALNIGAMLLAFIALIALLNAPLTWFGEWSGLAAAIGRPTNLATILGYVLAPVAWVIGTPWGDATTVGSLIGQKVVINEFVAYTELARIVNGQVPGVSLSADGSLIATYALCGFANFSSIAIQIGGIGGLAPERRADLARFGLRAVLGGSIATFMTATIAGVLSHFS, from the coding sequence ATGCTGGAAGGTGTATCGCGGGCCGCGTTCGGCCTGTTCGGGCTGGTCGTGCTGCTGGGCATCACCTGGCTGTTCTCCAACAACAAGCGCGCGGTGGACTGGCGCCTGGTGGTGACCGGCGTGGCGCTGCAGATCGGCTTCGCCGCGCTGGTGCTGCTGGTGCCCGGCGGGCGCGATGTCTTCGACTGGCTGGGCAAGGTGTTCGTGAAGGTGCTGAGCTTCGTCGGCGAAGGCTCCAACTTCATCTTCGGCAGCCTGATGGACGTGCCCAAGGCGGGCTTCATCTTCGCCTTCCAGGTGCTGCCCACCATCATCTTCTTCTCCGCGCTGATGGGCGTGCTCTACCACCTGGGCGTGATGCAGGCGGTGGTGCGGGCCATGGCCTGGGCGATCACCAAGGTGATGCGCGTCTCCGGCGCGGAAACCACCAGCGTCTGCGCCAGCGTCTTCATCGGCCAGACCGAGGCGCCGCTGACCGTGCGTCCGTACATCCCCCGGATGACCGAGTCGGAGCTGATCACGATGATGATCGGCGGCATGGCCCACATCGCCGGCGGCGTGCTGGCGGCCTATGTGGGCATGCTGGGCAACGGCGATCCGGTGCAGCAGGCCTTCTACGCCAAGCATCTGCTGGCGGCCTCGATCATGGCCGCGCCGGCCACGCTAGTGGTGTCCAAGATCCTGATCCCCGAGACCGGCACGCCGCTGACGCGCGGCACGGTCAAGATGGAAGTGGAGAAGACCACCAGCAACATCATCGACGCGGCCGCGGCCGGCGCCGGCGACGGCCTGCGCCTGGCGCTGAACATCGGCGCGATGCTGCTGGCCTTCATCGCGCTGATCGCCCTGCTCAATGCGCCGCTGACCTGGTTCGGCGAGTGGAGCGGCCTGGCCGCCGCGATCGGCCGGCCGACCAACCTGGCCACGATCCTGGGCTATGTGCTGGCGCCGGTGGCCTGGGTGATTGGCACGCCGTGGGGGGATGCGACCACGGTGGGCTCGCTGATCGGGCAGAAGGTCGTGATCAACGAGTTCGTCGCCTACACCGAGCTGGCGCGCATCGTGAACGGCCAGGTGCCCGGCGTCTCGCTCAGCGCCGACGGCAGCCTGATCGCGACCTATGCGCTGTGCGGCTTCGCCAACTTCAGCTCGATCGCGATCCAGATCGGCGGCATCGGCGGCCTGGCTCCGGAGCGTCGCGCGGACCTGGCGCGTTTCGGCCTGCGCGCGGTGCTGGGTGGCTCGATCGCCACCTTCATGACCGCCACCATCGCCGGGGTGCTGAGCCACTTCAGCTGA
- a CDS encoding hemin uptake protein HemP, with product MSANTIAFPHADTRAAERGPRAVPPAETLDSEALLKGRREILIQHGDRVYRLRHTSNDKLILTK from the coding sequence ATGTCCGCCAACACCATCGCCTTCCCCCATGCCGACACGCGCGCGGCCGAGCGCGGTCCGCGCGCGGTGCCGCCGGCCGAGACCCTCGACAGCGAAGCGCTGCTCAAGGGCCGCCGCGAGATCCTGATCCAGCACGGCGACCGCGTGTACCGCCTGCGCCATACCAGCAACGACAAGCTGATCCTGACCAAGTAA
- a CDS encoding Hemin transport protein, producing MTLAPTATPPRADATRALPLPQQLAALGTVLCLYRAQQGSELAGWNQAVRAAVQAGVESDGLRESLLFFDRDGACCWRLCLLPDSDFLAWDQLSARLPAHAAGAPQGRGVSERLWQRLARRLTGEQWRACPVRLHALAASGARAVLAASLTPVSALGASATRAIVHAEGAELAAWDDCCCAQAALQSVGVGASHGDLADYVFRPDLKTGR from the coding sequence ATGACCCTCGCCCCGACCGCGACGCCCCCACGCGCCGACGCGACCCGTGCGCTGCCGCTGCCGCAGCAGCTGGCCGCGCTGGGCACCGTGCTGTGCCTGTATCGCGCCCAGCAGGGCAGTGAGTTGGCCGGCTGGAACCAGGCGGTGCGCGCGGCGGTCCAGGCCGGGGTGGAAAGCGACGGACTGCGCGAGAGCCTGTTGTTCTTCGACCGCGACGGCGCCTGCTGCTGGCGGCTGTGCCTGCTGCCGGACAGCGACTTCCTGGCGTGGGACCAGCTCAGTGCGCGGCTGCCGGCGCATGCGGCCGGCGCGCCGCAGGGACGTGGGGTGAGCGAGCGGCTGTGGCAGCGCCTGGCCCGGCGCCTGACCGGCGAGCAGTGGCGCGCCTGCCCGGTGCGCCTGCATGCGCTGGCCGCCTCGGGCGCGCGGGCGGTGCTGGCCGCCAGCCTGACCCCTGTCTCAGCGCTGGGAGCGAGCGCCACGCGCGCGATCGTGCACGCCGAAGGCGCCGAGCTGGCCGCCTGGGACGACTGCTGCTGCGCGCAGGCCGCGCTGCAATCGGTCGGCGTCGGCGCCTCGCACGGCGACCTGGCCGACTATGTCTTCAGGCCCGACCTGAAGACCGGTCGATGA
- a CDS encoding TonB-dependent hemoglobin/transferrin/lactoferrin family receptor, producing MPTFRVSLLACALACALASPARAADPAVTPPGAAGDAPPTRDFDPLQVTATRSQRAVSDVPNTVDVIERQRLDQALVFDIKDLVRYEPGVSVTSSFGRFGLGGFRIRGLEANRVQIITDGIRVPDAFAIGSYSNANRNFVDLDTVKRVEILRGPASALYGSDALGGVVAFVTKDPSDYLKAGKDAYFGLKFGYAGDWNGLFAGATAAFGGERWSGLAAVSHRQGQAQENMGHDRSLAPVGTAANTRTAPNPQDRNGTSVLTKLVYAPSQTSRLRLTVEGNRDDTDTNVLTARGYSASTRATTLDLRGADHQSRERVALAQELDALDWALADSLDWQVYWQDSQTTQDTHELRSTASLGRHRRDRRFDFEQREIGVQANLLKTIDAGSVVHTLRYGLDLQRTRTEQERDGRVTYANGTSTNVMSPDVFPVRDFPITDTTTAALYAQDEMAIGQRFSLVPAVRVDHYDLDPKPDAIFVEDNPGMAVTGLSKTSVSPKLGAVWKFAGDWSLYGGYARGFRAPPYNDANLGFTNLQFGYTAIPNPDLKPETSNGFELGLRYTGAAVYAALTGYRNDYHDFIESQGFVGYNAQGLMVFQSRNVSRARIYGGEFKGGIDLGALAGWSGWSLRAAAAWSHGQDLTADVPLDTIDPLTGTLGLAYDAQAWGVELAGSFARRKDRVSDATYFRPPGYGVADLLAHWNFAPGARVNLGVFNLGDRKYFNPGDVPVGTLASSTTLDRYTSTGRTVSASLTVEW from the coding sequence ATGCCGACGTTCCGTGTTTCCCTCCTTGCCTGTGCGCTCGCCTGCGCGCTGGCGTCCCCGGCGCGCGCCGCCGATCCAGCCGTGACCCCGCCGGGCGCAGCCGGCGATGCGCCGCCCACGCGCGACTTCGATCCGCTGCAGGTCACCGCCACGCGCAGCCAGCGTGCCGTGTCCGACGTGCCCAACACGGTGGACGTGATCGAGCGCCAGCGACTGGACCAGGCCCTGGTCTTCGACATCAAGGACCTGGTGCGCTACGAGCCGGGCGTGTCGGTCACCTCCAGCTTCGGACGCTTCGGCCTGGGCGGCTTCCGCATCCGCGGGCTGGAGGCCAACCGCGTGCAGATCATCACCGACGGCATCCGCGTGCCCGACGCATTCGCCATCGGCAGCTACTCCAATGCCAACCGCAACTTCGTCGACCTGGACACGGTCAAGCGCGTGGAGATCCTGCGCGGGCCGGCCAGCGCGCTGTATGGCTCGGACGCGCTGGGCGGCGTGGTCGCCTTCGTCACCAAGGACCCTTCGGATTATCTGAAGGCGGGCAAGGATGCCTACTTCGGCCTCAAGTTCGGCTATGCGGGCGACTGGAACGGCCTGTTCGCCGGCGCCACGGCCGCCTTCGGCGGGGAGCGCTGGAGCGGCCTGGCGGCGGTCAGCCACCGCCAGGGCCAGGCGCAGGAGAACATGGGGCACGATCGCAGCCTGGCGCCGGTCGGCACCGCCGCCAACACCCGCACCGCGCCGAATCCGCAGGATCGTAACGGCACCAGCGTGCTGACCAAGCTGGTCTACGCACCGTCGCAGACCAGCCGCCTGCGCCTGACGGTGGAGGGCAACCGCGACGACACCGACACCAACGTGCTCACCGCGCGCGGCTACAGCGCCTCGACCCGGGCCACCACGCTGGACCTGCGCGGCGCCGACCACCAGTCGCGCGAACGCGTGGCCCTGGCGCAGGAACTGGACGCGCTGGACTGGGCGCTGGCCGACAGCCTGGACTGGCAGGTCTACTGGCAGGACAGCCAGACCACGCAGGACACCCACGAGCTGCGCTCCACTGCCAGCCTGGGCCGGCATCGCCGCGACCGGCGCTTCGACTTCGAGCAGCGCGAGATCGGCGTGCAGGCCAACCTGCTCAAGACCATCGACGCCGGCAGCGTGGTCCATACCCTGCGCTACGGTCTGGACCTGCAGCGCACGCGCACCGAGCAGGAACGCGACGGCCGGGTGACCTACGCCAATGGCACCAGCACCAATGTGATGTCGCCGGACGTCTTCCCGGTGCGCGACTTCCCGATCACCGACACCACCACCGCGGCCCTCTACGCGCAGGACGAGATGGCCATCGGTCAGCGCTTCAGCCTGGTGCCGGCGGTGCGCGTGGACCATTACGACCTGGACCCGAAGCCCGATGCCATCTTCGTCGAGGACAACCCGGGCATGGCCGTGACCGGGCTGAGCAAGACCAGCGTCTCGCCCAAGCTGGGCGCGGTGTGGAAGTTCGCCGGCGACTGGTCGCTGTACGGCGGCTACGCACGCGGCTTCCGCGCGCCGCCCTACAACGACGCCAACCTGGGCTTCACCAACCTGCAGTTCGGCTACACCGCCATCCCCAACCCGGACCTCAAGCCGGAGACCAGCAACGGCTTCGAACTGGGGCTGCGCTACACCGGCGCAGCGGTGTACGCCGCGCTGACGGGCTATCGCAACGACTACCACGACTTCATCGAGTCGCAGGGCTTCGTGGGCTACAACGCGCAGGGCCTGATGGTGTTCCAGTCGCGCAACGTGTCGCGGGCGCGCATCTACGGCGGCGAGTTCAAGGGCGGCATCGACCTGGGCGCGCTGGCCGGCTGGAGCGGCTGGTCGCTGCGCGCGGCCGCGGCCTGGTCGCACGGGCAGGACCTCACCGCCGATGTGCCGCTGGACACGATCGATCCATTGACCGGCACGCTCGGCCTGGCCTACGACGCGCAGGCCTGGGGCGTGGAGCTGGCCGGTTCCTTCGCTCGGCGCAAGGACCGCGTGTCCGACGCGACCTACTTCCGCCCGCCCGGCTACGGCGTGGCCGATCTGCTGGCGCACTGGAATTTCGCCCCCGGCGCACGCGTGAACCTGGGCGTGTTCAACCTGGGCGACCGCAAGTACTTCAACCCGGGGGACGTGCCGGTGGGCACGCTGGCGAGCAGTACGACGCTGGATCGCTACACCAGCACCGGCCGCACCGTCTCGGCCAGCCTGACGGTGGAATGGTGA
- a CDS encoding DUF6607 family protein, protein MHRRLPLAALVALAVLAPAHAQTADAARDHAAILKIAGEFAVDFAFDETVLLQPGYERAAAMRSSADEVVIVVEDTPTRVVLQHLLVDGRSGHVTKHWREDWVYQAPRRFEFSADQTWTVRALSPQETAGAWTQCVYEVSDAPRYCGTGRWTYSGEVATWTSDESWRPLPRREYTRRSDYNALRVVNRHTVTPNGWSHEQFNTKVLRRPDGRQVEIAREFGFDDYRRDSQVDFAPAYAYWKATSDFWAGVRARWAGFLNAPPGVHLKTKLDGMAMVMPLFEQADTLVQGGKVKAADTDAVFARYVEAAPAPADR, encoded by the coding sequence ATGCACCGCCGCCTACCGCTCGCCGCCCTTGTGGCCCTCGCTGTCCTCGCACCGGCCCACGCGCAGACCGCCGACGCCGCCCGTGACCACGCGGCGATCCTGAAGATCGCCGGCGAGTTCGCGGTGGACTTCGCCTTCGACGAGACCGTGCTGCTGCAGCCCGGTTACGAGCGCGCCGCGGCCATGCGCAGCAGTGCCGACGAGGTGGTGATCGTGGTCGAGGACACGCCCACGCGCGTGGTGCTGCAGCACCTGCTGGTCGATGGCAGGAGCGGTCACGTCACCAAGCACTGGCGCGAGGACTGGGTCTACCAGGCGCCGCGGCGGTTCGAGTTCAGCGCCGACCAGACCTGGACCGTGCGCGCGCTGTCGCCGCAGGAGACCGCCGGCGCCTGGACCCAGTGCGTGTACGAGGTCAGCGATGCGCCGCGCTACTGCGGCACCGGTCGCTGGACCTACAGTGGCGAGGTGGCGACCTGGACCAGCGACGAGAGCTGGCGCCCGCTGCCGCGCCGCGAGTACACCCGCCGCAGCGACTACAACGCCCTGCGCGTGGTCAACCGCCACACCGTCACGCCCAACGGCTGGAGCCACGAGCAGTTCAACACCAAGGTGCTGCGCAGGCCCGACGGCCGCCAGGTGGAGATCGCGCGCGAGTTCGGCTTCGACGACTATCGCCGCGACAGCCAGGTCGACTTCGCCCCGGCCTACGCCTACTGGAAGGCCACCAGCGATTTCTGGGCCGGCGTGCGGGCGCGCTGGGCCGGGTTCCTGAACGCGCCGCCGGGCGTGCACCTGAAGACCAAGCTCGATGGCATGGCGATGGTGATGCCGCTGTTCGAGCAGGCCGACACCCTGGTGCAGGGCGGCAAGGTCAAGGCCGCCGACACCGATGCGGTGTTCGCCCGGTACGTGGAAGCCGCGCCGGCGCCGGCCGATCGCTGA
- a CDS encoding SPFH domain-containing protein — MGTGAILAFVLVTAVVILLLRSVRVIPQGFEYTVEQFGKYTATLTPGLHVLIPVMQGIGRKVNMMEQVFDVPSQEVITKDNAVVKVDGVVFFQVLDAAKAAYEVSNLDQAMIALVQTNIRTVIGSMDLDESLSNRETINARLLGVVDHATSPWGVKVNRIEIKDIQPPRDLVDSMARQMKAERDKRASILEAEGARQSEILRAEGEKQSAILEAEGKREAAYREAEARERLAEAEAKATTLVSQAIADGDVQAINYFVAQKYVEAFKELATAPNQKFVLMPMEASGMIGSLGGIAQLARQALGEDGPRPPAMPPKVPRAGV, encoded by the coding sequence ATGGGAACGGGAGCGATTCTGGCTTTTGTCTTGGTGACTGCTGTCGTTATTTTGCTGCTGCGAAGCGTGCGTGTCATTCCGCAGGGTTTTGAGTACACCGTCGAGCAGTTCGGCAAGTACACGGCGACACTGACCCCGGGCCTGCACGTTCTTATCCCTGTCATGCAAGGCATTGGCCGCAAGGTCAACATGATGGAGCAGGTCTTCGACGTGCCCTCGCAGGAAGTCATCACCAAGGACAACGCGGTGGTGAAGGTGGACGGGGTGGTGTTCTTCCAGGTGCTGGACGCGGCCAAGGCGGCCTATGAGGTGTCCAACCTGGATCAGGCGATGATCGCGCTGGTGCAGACCAACATCCGCACCGTCATCGGCTCGATGGACCTGGACGAATCGCTCAGCAACCGCGAGACCATCAACGCGCGCCTGCTGGGCGTGGTCGACCACGCCACCAGTCCGTGGGGCGTCAAGGTCAACCGTATCGAGATCAAGGACATCCAGCCGCCGCGCGACCTGGTCGACTCGATGGCCCGGCAGATGAAGGCCGAGCGCGACAAGCGCGCCTCGATCCTGGAGGCCGAGGGCGCGCGCCAGTCGGAGATCCTGCGCGCCGAGGGCGAGAAGCAGAGCGCCATCCTCGAGGCCGAGGGCAAGCGCGAGGCCGCCTACCGCGAGGCCGAGGCGCGCGAGCGCCTGGCCGAGGCGGAGGCCAAGGCCACCACGCTGGTCTCCCAGGCCATCGCCGACGGCGATGTGCAGGCGATCAACTACTTCGTGGCGCAGAAGTACGTGGAGGCGTTCAAGGAACTGGCCACCGCGCCCAACCAGAAGTTCGTGCTGATGCCGATGGAGGCCTCGGGCATGATCGGCTCGCTCGGCGGCATCGCGCAGCTGGCGCGCCAGGCGCTGGGCGAGGACGGCCCGCGTCCGCCGGCCATGCCGCCGAAGGTGCCGCGTGCCGGCGTTTGA
- a CDS encoding NfeD family protein, with product MPAFDAATLRLAFWAGLALVLFAAEALLPGASLMWLGFAATAMVLVMLIAPGLEVLPQAALFAVFAIASVLVYRRWFRARAQVSDKPLLNRRAEQLVGQTAVLEQPIVRGRGRIQLADTYWSVEGPELPAGAAVRVVSTDGMTLHVEAA from the coding sequence GTGCCGGCGTTTGACGCGGCGACCCTGCGCCTGGCGTTCTGGGCCGGCCTGGCGCTGGTGCTGTTCGCCGCCGAGGCGCTGCTGCCCGGCGCCTCGCTGATGTGGCTGGGCTTCGCCGCCACGGCGATGGTGCTGGTGATGCTCATCGCGCCCGGGCTGGAGGTGCTGCCGCAGGCGGCGCTGTTCGCCGTGTTCGCCATCGCCTCGGTGCTGGTGTACCGGCGCTGGTTCCGCGCCCGCGCGCAGGTCAGCGACAAGCCCCTGCTCAACCGGCGCGCCGAGCAGCTGGTCGGCCAGACCGCGGTGCTCGAGCAGCCCATCGTGCGCGGCCGCGGCCGCATCCAGCTGGCCGACACGTACTGGAGCGTGGAGGGCCCCGAGCTGCCCGCCGGGGCCGCCGTGCGCGTGGTGTCCACCGACGGCATGACCCTGCACGTGGAAGCGGCCTGA
- the gcvT gene encoding glycine cleavage system aminomethyltransferase GcvT, which yields MTQKTILNDSHRALGAKMVDFGGWDMPISYGSQIEEHHAVRRDAGMFDVSHMTVVDLRGPRVREFLRYLVANSVDKLKKPGKALYTAMLDANGGVIDDLIVYFLEDTFFRLVVNAATREKDLAWINKQAAAYGVEVTERPELAMIAVQGPNARAKVIGLLREEDREAADKLARFAALDAVSSAGVELFLARTGYTGEDGFEIVLAAEHAVAFWNALLDAGVKPAGLGARDTLRLEAGMNLYGQDMDETVSPYEAAMGWTVALDEGREFVGRDVLEAQHLQGAPRQLIGLVMDEKGVLRHGQKVFTAQGEGEILSGTFSPTLGKAIAFARVPSGEPGEVRVDIRGREVPVRVVKFPFVRDGQPQPGVLA from the coding sequence ATGACCCAGAAGACGATCCTCAACGACAGCCACCGTGCGCTCGGCGCCAAGATGGTCGATTTCGGCGGCTGGGACATGCCGATCAGCTACGGTTCGCAGATCGAGGAACACCACGCCGTGCGTCGCGACGCCGGCATGTTCGACGTCAGCCACATGACCGTGGTCGACCTGCGCGGCCCGCGCGTGCGCGAGTTCCTGCGCTACCTGGTCGCCAACTCGGTGGACAAGCTCAAGAAGCCGGGCAAGGCGCTGTACACCGCGATGCTCGACGCCAACGGCGGGGTGATCGACGACCTGATCGTGTACTTCCTGGAAGACACCTTCTTCCGCCTGGTGGTCAACGCCGCCACCCGCGAAAAGGATCTGGCCTGGATCAACAAGCAGGCCGCCGCCTATGGCGTGGAAGTGACCGAGCGCCCGGAGCTGGCGATGATCGCCGTGCAGGGCCCGAACGCGCGCGCCAAGGTCATCGGCCTGCTGCGCGAAGAGGATCGCGAGGCGGCCGACAAGCTGGCGCGCTTCGCCGCGCTGGACGCGGTCAGCAGCGCCGGGGTCGAACTGTTCCTCGCCCGCACCGGTTACACCGGCGAGGACGGCTTCGAGATCGTGCTGGCGGCCGAGCACGCGGTGGCGTTCTGGAACGCGCTGCTGGACGCCGGGGTCAAGCCGGCCGGTCTGGGTGCGCGCGACACGCTGCGCCTGGAGGCGGGCATGAATCTCTACGGCCAGGACATGGACGAGACCGTCTCGCCCTACGAGGCGGCGATGGGCTGGACCGTGGCGCTGGACGAAGGCCGCGAGTTCGTCGGCCGCGACGTGCTCGAGGCCCAGCACCTGCAGGGCGCGCCGCGCCAGCTGATCGGCCTGGTGATGGACGAGAAGGGCGTGCTGCGCCACGGGCAGAAGGTGTTCACCGCGCAGGGCGAGGGCGAGATCCTCTCCGGCACCTTCTCGCCGACGCTGGGCAAGGCCATCGCCTTCGCCCGCGTCCCCAGCGGCGAGCCGGGCGAGGTGCGCGTGGACATCCGCGGCCGCGAGGTGCCGGTGCGGGTGGTCAAGTTCCCCTTCGTGCGCGACGGGCAGCCGCAGCCCGGCGTGCTCGCCTGA
- a CDS encoding 2-hydroxychromene-2-carboxylate isomerase: protein MAERLDYFFTLLSPWSYLGHQAFLDMAARHGAAVRTRPVAIFDLFGEVGALPLAQRPPVRQAYRLIELQRVREQRGLPLNLRPKFYPCDVGLADRAAVALIAQGHDPHPYIADAFAALWANEQDLADRTTLVALLSARGFDAEAVLALAEAPAAHATLQDNTRAAIDAGLPGLPGYVREGEPFWGQDRIDLLEDALRSGRAPYRAG from the coding sequence ATGGCCGAGCGGCTGGACTACTTCTTCACCCTGCTTTCGCCCTGGTCCTACCTCGGGCACCAGGCGTTCCTGGACATGGCCGCGCGCCACGGCGCGGCGGTGCGCACGCGGCCGGTGGCCATCTTCGACCTGTTCGGCGAGGTCGGCGCCCTGCCGCTGGCGCAGCGTCCGCCGGTGCGCCAGGCCTACCGGCTGATCGAACTGCAGCGCGTGCGCGAGCAGCGCGGCCTGCCGCTGAACCTGCGGCCGAAGTTCTATCCCTGCGATGTCGGCCTGGCCGACCGCGCGGCGGTCGCGCTGATCGCGCAGGGCCACGATCCGCATCCGTACATCGCCGACGCCTTCGCCGCGCTGTGGGCCAACGAGCAGGACCTGGCCGATCGAACGACGCTGGTGGCGCTGCTGTCCGCGCGCGGCTTCGACGCCGAGGCGGTGCTCGCGCTGGCCGAGGCCCCGGCCGCGCACGCGACCCTGCAGGACAACACCCGCGCCGCGATCGACGCCGGCCTGCCTGGCCTGCCGGGCTACGTGCGCGAGGGCGAGCCGTTCTGGGGCCAGGACCGCATCGACCTGCTCGAAGACGCCCTGCGCAGCGGCCGCGCGCCGTACCGCGCCGGGTGA
- the gcvH gene encoding glycine cleavage system protein GcvH, translating to MSEIPGDLKFLKSHEWARVEGNGRVTVGISDHAQGLLGDLVYVELPNVGDAVTAGNACAVVESVKAASDVYSPVSGTVVEVNEALADKPETINEDAYGEGWLFVVEISDADELNDLLAPDDYAEQLEEDEE from the coding sequence ATGAGCGAGATCCCTGGTGATCTGAAATTCCTCAAGTCCCACGAATGGGCCCGCGTCGAAGGTAACGGCCGCGTCACCGTCGGCATCTCCGACCATGCCCAGGGCCTGCTGGGCGACCTGGTCTACGTCGAGCTGCCCAACGTGGGCGATGCGGTCACCGCCGGCAACGCCTGCGCCGTGGTCGAGTCGGTCAAGGCGGCCTCGGACGTGTACAGCCCCGTGTCGGGCACGGTGGTCGAGGTCAACGAAGCGCTGGCCGACAAGCCGGAGACCATCAACGAGGACGCCTACGGCGAAGGCTGGCTGTTCGTGGTCGAGATCAGCGACGCCGACGAACTCAACGACCTGCTCGCCCCGGACGACTACGCCGAGCAGCTGGAAGAAGACGAAGAGTGA
- a CDS encoding histidine biosynthesis protein HisIE, whose product MATKKAAKKPAKKAVKKVAKKAPAKKAVKKVAKKAAKKVAKKPAKKVVKKAAKKVAKKAAKKVAKKAPAKKVAKKAAKKAPAKKAAKKAPAKKAAKKSPAKKSAKKKAAPVALPATPAPLI is encoded by the coding sequence ATGGCAACGAAGAAAGCTGCGAAGAAACCGGCCAAGAAGGCCGTCAAGAAGGTCGCCAAGAAGGCGCCCGCCAAGAAGGCTGTGAAGAAGGTCGCCAAGAAGGCTGCCAAGAAGGTCGCCAAGAAGCCGGCCAAGAAGGTCGTGAAGAAGGCCGCCAAGAAGGTCGCGAAGAAGGCTGCCAAGAAGGTCGCGAAGAAGGCTCCGGCCAAGAAGGTCGCCAAGAAGGCTGCCAAGAAGGCCCCGGCTAAGAAGGCCGCCAAGAAGGCTCCGGCCAAGAAGGCTGCCAAGAAGTCGCCGGCCAAGAAGTCCGCCAAGAAGAAGGCCGCTCCGGTCGCACTGCCGGCGACCCCGGCGCCGCTGATCTAA